The following proteins are encoded in a genomic region of Diadema setosum chromosome 10, eeDiaSeto1, whole genome shotgun sequence:
- the LOC140234182 gene encoding uridylate-specific endoribonuclease D-like, with protein MDCQCNTACENYGDCCSDYYSLCLGSSYSCANGRCGENYDSSNPCHCNDLCKNYGNCCGDYDDYCSSGSSDSCSGRCGEDYDSTNQCHCNDQCKNYGNCCTDYDDHCSAPGGGDLTTLVQALWDADVNRLEDPDLIVSTQEKLTDYSDRIDHSPANLFTYVNEAKLTGTWPSFMALLDNYNRFTGTQDTTTYNENQEIENFLDDIFSTEVMSLTTQYMIDNGHFASASEFRDYVKSIWFDLYTRSGGTIDSSGFEHTFVGEVKNGKVSGYHNWLAFYLDEQESTVNYYGYTSDNEPNQILMQFRLDEGNASYYKELASIIYGASPEFELAVFTACFVENSNAISTFTLNGYTQRVQTWDYESFYIGSAYFAV; from the exons ATGGACTGCCAGTGCAACACAGCATGTGAGAACTACGGAGACTGTTGCAGCGACTACTACTCACTTTGTCTCG GATCCTCCTATTCCTGTGCCAATGGCCGATGCGGTGAGAACTACGACAGCAGCAACCCGTGCCACTGCAACGACTTGTGCAAGAATTACGGCAACTGTTGCGGAGATTATGATGATTACTGCTCATCAG GTTCCTCTGACTCCTGCAGCGGCCGATGTGGCGAGGATTACGACAGTACCAACCAGTGTCACTGCAACGACCAATGCAAGAACTACGGCAACTGTTGCACGGACTACGATGATCATTGTTCAG CCCCTGGAGGGGGTGACCTGACTACGCTGGTCCAGGCCCTGTGGGACGCTGACGTGAATCGACTGGAAGACCCAGACCTGATCGTCAGCACGCAGGAAAAGCTTACCGACTACTCGGACCGAATTGATCATTCTCCGGCAAA CCTTTTCACTTATGTGAACGAGGCAAAGCTGACCGGCACATGGCCGTCATTCATGGCACTCTTGGACAACTACAACCGGTTCACCGGCACCCAAGACACCACCACATACAACGAAAACCAAGAAATTGAGAACTTCCTGGACGATATCTTCAGCACCGAAGTTATGAGCTTGACAACCCAGTATATGATCGACAACG GACATTTTGCATCGGCGTCGGAGTTCCGGGACTATGTGAAGAGTATCTGGTTTGACCTCTACACAAGGTCCGGTGGAACCATCGACTCGTCCGGCTTCGAGCACACTTTCGTCGGAGAGGTCAAGAACGGAAAGGTCAGCGGCTACCACAACTGGCTGGCCTTCTACTTGGACGAGCAGGAATCAACGGTCAACTACTATGGCTACACCAGTGACAACGAG CCGAATCAAATCCTGATGCAGTTCCGACTGGATGAGGGCAATGCGTCGTACTACAAGGAGCTCGCTTCCATCATCTACGGCGCAAGTCCTGAGTTCGAGCTGGCTGTCTTCACCGCCTGCTTCGTGGAAAACTCCAACGCCATCAGCACTTTCACCCTCAATGGCTACACCCAGCGGGTGCAGACTTGGGACTACGAAAGCTTTTACATTGGCTCCGCCTACTTCGCCGTGTAA
- the LOC140233713 gene encoding uridylate-specific endoribonuclease-like: MTGPTRSSRLLQRKMWIKAGSKAVLATRPRDPISTREISHLAREIWVADVNRVPGSLYALSRQTKISRIYHYRDRSPRRLFTSLEPSILDGETYATLRALLNNYHRSVGVEENTTTRENQEIEAFLDAILNTDVMRLTYDFLFRKGYFSTPSAFRDYLKSTWFDLYARSKGQRVLDSSAFEHTFVGEIKNGRVTGFHNWLQFYLQELAGNLNYYGYTKTSQPNQILLQFNWHSRVKVMSSVMVGVSPEFEMALFTVCFIAQPGQMCSFNLNRNRVSVRTFVHGGTKLGAAYFHVH; the protein is encoded by the exons ATGACTGGACCGACCAGAAG CTCAAGACTCCTGCAGCGGAAGATGTGGATCAAGGCTGGATCGAAGGCGGTCCT CGCCACAAGACCACGTGATCCGATCTCGACAAGAGAAATCAGTCATCTGGCACGTGAAATCTGGGTTGCTGACGTAAATCGCGTACCCGGCTCCCTATACGCCCTCAGTAGGCAGACCAAGATAAGCCGCATCTATCATTACCGCGATCGGTCGCCGAGGAG GTTGTTCACCAGTTTGGAGCCGTCGATTCTGGATGGGGAAACCTACGCCACTCTCCGAGCTCTCCTCAATAATTACCACCGGTCTGTAGGAGTCGAAGAAAACACCACTACAAGAGAGAACCAAGAGATTGAGGCcttcttggacgccatcttgaaCACTGACGTCATGAGATTGACCTATGACTTCCTCTTCCGCAAAG GTTACTTCAGTACCCCATCTGCTTTCAGGGACTACTTAAAATCCACGTGGTTCGATTTGTACGCCCGCTCGAAAGGCCAACGTGTTCTGGATTCGTCCGCTTTCGAGCACACGTTCGTCGGGGAGATTAAAAACGGCCGGGTGACGGGTTTCCACAACTGGCTGCAATTTTACCTCCAGGAACTGGCTGGAAATCTGAATTACTATGGTTACACGAAGACGTCACAG CCAAACCAAATTCTCCTTCAGTTCAACTGGCATAGCCGAGTGAAAGTGATGTCGTCCGTCATGGTTGGCGTCAGTCCAGAGTTTGAGATGGCCCTCTTCACGGTCTGTTTTATTGCCCAACCCGGTCAGATGTGTTCCTTCAACCTCAACAGAAACCGTGTGTCCGTCCGCACGTTTGTGCACGGAGGCACAAAACTAGGCGCTGCCTACTTTCACGTGCACTGA
- the LOC140233714 gene encoding uncharacterized protein: protein MAGLVGNIEEFREGIDWCQYIERLDLYFKANGIEAEEKRKATLLTVIGPAAYSLLRSLVSPAKPADKKYAELVQVMTEHYTPAPSEIVERCKFNSRFRKDSETISEFIAALKSMAEHCNYGSTLGEMIRDRLVCGIRHDRIQRILLAEKKLDLAKAVDIATSVEMAERHVCDLQSTQAPRGNGGINKVFKQQAGHKKNKTGAQHRISCYRCGQGHEKGKCKAVDATCHNCGKRGHFAKVCRSKTNSGQRTEVQTQFLAEISAEQSTPPRDNMEELEYFMHKAQASPKKEAPMLLELGISHNNTVMEIDTGATLSIVSEATYRAWKHQPQLSQSDVVLRTYTGDKIPVVGACKVNVRHDAQVLELPLLVVEGDGPNLLGRNWLARLKLDPSMRIPKPADYVLVMQHLESTPVTPTSIRQWTAKDPILSRVREYVLRGWPLKCDEEISPYFRRRDELCVYDGCIMWGARVVIPPQGRNQLTEELHEAHPGISRMKSLARSYFWWPGMDGDLESKVKNCKECQQSRKLPPAAPLHPWEWPRKPWSRIHLDYAGPFMGRMFLVLVDSHSKWMDIFPVYKATSSITIEKLRETFAIHGLPELIVTDNGSMFTSDEFQQFLQLNGIRHVRTAPFHPSSNGLAERAVQSFKAAMKRMTNGTIETKLSRFLMAYRITPHPTTGTPPAQLLFNRIPRSRFDCVKPNMEERVQRKQHDQKQKHDQRAKARDFCIGDRVYVKNFASGPQWMPGEVISIDGVQYTLRLTDDRICRRHIEHIRRRYDNDDMTADVFLPHPRGEGNNNAQQDHDDEAPALRRSNRQRKYPKRYGEPIPH from the coding sequence ATGGCTGGTCTGGTAGGAAATATTGAAGAATTCCGAGAGGGAATCGACTGGTGCCAATACATAGAGAGATTGGACCTGTACTTCAAAGCCAATGGGATTGAAGCAGAGGAGAAGAGGAAAGCTACATTGCTGACTGTCATCGGACCAGCAGCTTACAGTCTTCTCCGCAGTCTTGTTTCTCCAGCCAAGCCAGCGGACAAGAAGTATGCTGAACTTGTCCAGGTAATGACGGAGCATTACACCCCAGCACCAAGTGAAATTGTTGAACGGTGCAAGTTCAACAGCCGTTTTCGAAAAGACTCAGAAACAATCAGTGAATTCATAGCTGCACTAAAGTCAATGGCAGAGCACTGCAATTATGGTTCTACTCTAGGGGAGATGATTCGCGATCGATTAGTCTGCGGCATCAGACATGATCGGATCCAACGTATTCTTCTAGCTGAGAAGAAGCTTGATCTCGCCAAGGCCGTTGACATTGCGACGAGTGTGGAGATGGCAGAAAGACATGTGTGTGATCTTCAATCAACACAGGCTCCACGCGGAAATGGTGGGATTAACAAAGTGTTCAAGCAGCAGGCAGgacacaaaaagaacaaaaccgGAGCTCAACATCGCATCTCGTGCTATCGCTGTGGACAGGGGCACGAGAAGGGCAAGTGCAAAGCAGTCGACGCCACTTGCCATAATTGCGGAAAGCGTGGACACTTTGCAAAAGTCTGCCGGAGCAAGACTAATTCCGGGCAGAGGACGGAGGTCCAAACGCAGTTCCTAGCTGAGATTAGCGCGGAACAGTCGACACCACCCAGGGACAACATGGAGGAGCTAGAGTACTTCATGCACAAGGCGCAGGCATCGCCAAAAAAGGAGGCTCCGATGTTGCTCGAGTTGGGGATTTCCCATAATAACACTGTGATGGAGATCGATACAGGAGCTACCCTATCGATAGTGAGCGAGGCAACTTATCGGGCATGGAAACATCAACCCCAGCTGTCACAGTCTGATGTGGTGTTAAGAACTTACACAGGGGACAAAATACCGGTAGTGGGCGCATGCAAAGTGAATGTGAGGCATGATGCCCAGGTCCTGGAACTTCCCTTGCTAGTTGTCGAAGGTGATGGGCCGAATTTACTGGGGAGGAACTGGCTAGCACGGCTAAAGCTGGACCCTAGTATGCGCATCCCCAAACCAGCAGACTACGTGCTAGTTATGCAACACCTGGAGTCGACACCCGTCACACCGACATCGATCAGGCAGTGGACCGCGAAGGATCCAATTTTGTCGCGAGTGCGCGAATATGTTCTTCGTGGATGGCCGTTAAAGTGTGATGAGGAAATTTCGCCTTATTTCAGGAGGCGGGAtgagttgtgtgtgtatgatggctGCATCATGTGGGGAGCACGTGTTGTGATACCTCCACAAGGGAGAAATCAGCTCACTGAGGAGCTGCATGAAGCTCATCCCGGGATCTCGCGAATGAAATCGCTCGCTCGCAGTTATTTCTGGTGGCCTGGGATGGATGGTGACCTGGAAAgcaaagtgaaaaattgcaagGAGTGTCAGCAATCTCGTAAGTTGCCGCCAGCAGCACCACTTCATCCATGGGAGTGGCCACGAAAGCCATGGTCACGAATCCACTTGGATTATGCAGGGCCATTCATGGGCCGTATGTTTCTTGTGTTGGTAGATTCGCATTCGAAATGGATGGATATCTTTCCAGTCTACAAGGCAACCAGCTCAATCACAATTGAGAAGCTACGCGAAACCTTCGCGATACATGGCCTGCCAGAGCTCATTGTCACCGACAATGGAAGCATGTTCACAAGCGACGAATTTCAGCAATTCCTACAGCTGAATGGAATCCGTCATGTTCGCACTGCACCTTTTCATCCATCATCAAATGGGCTGGCAGAGAGGGCAGTGCAGTCCTTCAAAGCTGCAATGAAGCGCATGACCAACGGCACAATCGAAACGAAGTTGTCGCGATTTCTGATGGCATACCGCATCACACCTCACCCAACAACCGGGACACCTCCTGCGCAACTTCTCTTCAATCGCATTCCCCGTTCGCGATTTGATTGTGTGAAACCAAACATGGAGGAGCGCGTTCAGCGAAAGCAGCATGATCAAAAGCAGAAGCACGATCAGCGTGCTAAAGCTCGCGATTTTTGCATCGGAGATCGCGTGTACGTGAAAAACTTCGCCAGCGGTCCGCAGTGGATGCCAGGCGAAGTCATCTCCATCGACGGCGTCCAATATACGCTGAGGCTGACAGATGATCGCATCTGCAGGCGACACATTGAGCACATCCGACGTCGCTATGACAACGACGATATGACCGCGGATGTGTTCCTTCCTCATCCACGTGGGGAGGGGAACAACAACGCACAACAAGACCATGATGACGAAGCACCAGCACTTCGCAGGTCTAACCGCCAGCGAAAATACCCCAAACGCTATGGGGAGCCAATACCACATTGA